A window from Marinagarivorans cellulosilyticus encodes these proteins:
- a CDS encoding thiol-disulfide oxidoreductase DCC family protein, producing MQQTMLAGLGGRQAKPALFYDGACRLCAGEISRAAQKAKGSIQFINVHTLDVPREEKARLLKSLHLWLPSGQVLRGLDANLALWRLAGGHPLASMLGFALIRPIARLAYNTWAWLRYKALYGGGTCNRCALAGNDKGDCLGK from the coding sequence ATGCAGCAGACGATGTTAGCTGGGCTTGGTGGTAGGCAGGCAAAGCCGGCACTTTTTTATGACGGTGCTTGCCGCCTTTGCGCAGGTGAAATTAGCCGTGCGGCACAAAAGGCTAAAGGCAGTATCCAATTTATTAATGTACATACGTTGGATGTGCCCCGCGAGGAAAAAGCCCGCTTATTAAAAAGCTTGCACTTGTGGTTGCCAAGCGGCCAAGTATTGCGAGGGCTGGATGCTAATTTGGCGCTATGGCGTTTAGCGGGCGGGCACCCATTGGCCAGCATGCTGGGCTTTGCGCTAATTCGACCGATTGCGCGCTTGGCCTATAACACTTGGGCGTGGCTGCGTTATAAGGCGCTTTACGGTGGGGGTACTTGCAACCGGTGCGCGTTAGCGGGGAATGACAAAGGTGATTGCCTTGGAAAATAA
- a CDS encoding SDR family NAD(P)-dependent oxidoreductase, with translation MENKPGLPTHNLSHVVEPKVRRCLVIGGGAIGQALAQYLSGEEFAAAVAQEGVSRTEVIATWRTTEPVAQNNQLRWLQLDPTDPSSVALLAQRIRQLWPDVHWLINCVGMLSGEQGPEKRIQDFSPTFFLHNCQVNVVPTLLLAQHLSDFFAKGDNSIFAALSAKVGSIEDNRLGGWYSYRSSKAALNMALKTLSIEWQRRYPKRCVVALHPGTTRSPLSAPFSAKVPPARYFTAYKTARLLAKQLLLLQPHHTGDFISWNGERLPW, from the coding sequence TTGGAAAATAAACCTGGTTTACCAACACACAATCTTAGCCACGTTGTAGAGCCCAAAGTTAGGCGCTGTTTAGTTATTGGCGGCGGCGCTATAGGGCAGGCGCTGGCGCAATACCTTAGCGGTGAAGAATTCGCAGCAGCTGTGGCGCAAGAGGGCGTAAGCCGAACCGAGGTTATTGCCACTTGGCGTACGACCGAGCCGGTAGCGCAGAATAACCAGCTGCGCTGGCTGCAACTCGACCCCACAGATCCAAGCAGTGTTGCTTTGTTGGCCCAGCGCATTAGGCAGCTGTGGCCAGATGTGCATTGGTTGATTAATTGTGTGGGCATGCTTAGCGGCGAGCAGGGGCCAGAAAAGCGTATACAAGATTTTTCGCCAACGTTTTTTTTGCACAACTGCCAAGTAAACGTTGTGCCTACGTTGTTGCTTGCTCAGCATCTTTCAGATTTTTTTGCTAAAGGCGACAACAGTATATTTGCGGCTCTTTCGGCAAAAGTGGGCAGCATCGAGGATAACCGTTTAGGTGGCTGGTACAGCTACCGAAGCAGCAAGGCTGCATTGAATATGGCCCTAAAAACGCTCAGTATTGAATGGCAGCGGCGGTACCCAAAGCGCTGTGTTGTAGCATTGCACCCTGGTACTACCCGCTCGCCATTATCGGCACCTTTTAGCGCCAAGGTTCCACCTGCGCGCTATTTTACTGCCTATAAAACAGCGCGCTTACTGGCTAAACAATTATTGCTTTTACAGCCACATCACACTGGGGATTTTATTAGCTGGAATGGCGAGCGCTTGCCTTGGTAA
- a CDS encoding sodium-dependent bicarbonate transport family permease, with protein sequence MAAPAAICSAIKDADIGLAIFASLGVTFPLMCYWEYRYIGK encoded by the coding sequence ATTGCGGCACCAGCGGCGATCTGCAGCGCCATTAAAGATGCCGATATTGGTCTGGCCATTTTTGCATCACTAGGGGTAACCTTCCCTTTAATGTGTTACTGGGAATACCGCTATATTGGCAAATAA
- a CDS encoding GFA family protein, which translates to MNDQAKCCCGFTIVEIKGKPEISAVCHCDNCKKRTGSAFGWSIYVLKENFKHIAGNVSAYVIEESQQYGKQERYFCEICGTTLFWKASGVPHLVGIAGGCFEMKEKLLPQGQANSDSMLCWVNLEVGARA; encoded by the coding sequence GTGAATGATCAAGCAAAATGCTGTTGTGGATTTACAATTGTAGAGATCAAAGGAAAGCCAGAAATATCTGCAGTGTGTCATTGTGATAATTGCAAAAAGAGAACCGGAAGCGCATTTGGCTGGTCGATCTATGTTCTAAAAGAAAACTTCAAGCATATAGCCGGTAATGTATCGGCATATGTAATAGAAGAATCGCAGCAATACGGAAAGCAAGAAAGGTATTTCTGTGAAATATGTGGCACAACACTATTCTGGAAAGCTTCCGGTGTTCCACATTTGGTTGGCATAGCTGGCGGCTGTTTCGAGATGAAAGAAAAACTATTACCTCAAGGGCAGGCCAATTCTGACTCAATGCTTTGTTGGGTAAATTTGGAGGTTGGTGCACGTGCCTAA